The DNA region TGGGAATCTTCGGCAGCTTTTTCAAAGAGTTCTCATACGGCGAGATCGGGATGCAACTTTCCCTCGCCAACGACGTTTTCAAGGTAAGAGGCTTGATCGAAGAAGATGGCGTGGAGTATCTTATTAAAAAGCCGCCACTTTTTGGAATCAATGTGATAAACAGAACACCGGGAAAGCGGGTCAGCTTTTCCGACATGCTCGAGCGGCTTTCCCGCGTAACCGCCGGGGGTTCCACAACGGAAACCGAGTTCGGCGCCGGCGGCGCATCGGGCGCAACACAAGGAGAATGATTCATGCGCATATTCCGCAACGCGATGGTTTTCACCACGCTTTTCGCCGTGGCCGCCTGTGTGACGGTCAACATCTACTTTCCGACCCAGAAGGTGGATCAGGCCGCGGAGAAGATCGTGGACCAGGTGTACGGCATCGAGCAGCCGGACAGCGAGGCGCCGGAGACCAAGGACGACAGCTCCAGCCTGTCGCGGATGTTCGAGGTCGTGGCGGATTGCTTCGGTCCGACCGCAGCCTACGCCCAGGACGCAACCACCGTATCCAACCCGGCCATCCGCGAGCTGAAGAACCAGATCGCGGCGAACCATCAGCAGCTCAAGCCGTACTATGACGCTGGGGCCGTGAAGATCGGCACGGACGGCATGCTGACGATAGCGAACACCTCGGGACTTTCCGTGGCGCAGCAGGCCGAGCTCAAGCGGCTGGTCCGCGCGGACAACAGCGCACGTAACTCCCTGTATAGCGAGGTGGCCAAGGCGCTGGGCATCGCGCAGAGCGAGGTGGGCAAGGTCAAGGATATCTTTGCCAAGCACTGGCGCGACAAGGCACCGGCGGCGTGGCTGCAGTAACGTCGGCATAGCGGTGGGCGACGGAAGATCGCCGGCCTTCGATGCGCAATATACGACTTCGGAATACGTAACCGTGCACGGGTACTGCGTGTGTCACTGGTATAGGAGCATCTGTGTCACCGCATAACATGGAGCAATGGCACTATTGCGTGTGAAGATACAGTCGTGTGTTGGGGAATATGCGATTTGATCGTGCAGGACACGGACAACGAGCGGCCCGGTTCCAGATGGAGCCGGGCCGCTTATTTTCCCCAGAAAAATGCGGTCAATTTGTATTTGCGTAATAATATCTGAAGAATAGCTGTGCAAAAAAATGTTGAAAAACTAAATGTTGGCAAAGGCATGTGAATTTTTGCACTTGACGTCAATGCCTCAGTTCTATAGTTCCAAAAGTCATTCCGGGCAAACTTCAACAAATCTAGTGAAAGGGGTTCCCATGGTTCATAACTTACTCGAAAGATGGCATCTTTTCCTGGCCAGTGCGCTGGGGCTCGTGCTTGCGAGCCCGATTGCCGCCATGGCCCAGGAAGCAGCTGCCACGGCCGGGCCAGTTGATACGCATCCCTGGTGGTTCTGGCCGCTCATCCTGCTCGTCTTCTGCTTCATCTTGGGGATCGTCGCTGTGCTTGCTGGCGTTGGCGGCGGTGTTCTGTATGTACCGCTGGTCAGCGGCTTTTTCCCGTTCCACATCGACTTCGTCCGCGGAGCCGGCCTCATGGTGGCGCTGGCCGGCGCGCTGGCCGCCGGGCCGGGTCTGCTGAAACGCAACATGGCGAGCCTCAGGCTCGCGCTCCCCATGGCGCTCATCGCGTCCACCTGCGCGATCATCGGCGCCGTTCTTGGTCTGTATCTGTCATCCCTCGACCCCCGCATCGTGCAGGGCTGCCTGGGCGGCACCATCGTCTTCATCGCCGGCCTGCTGTT from Oceanidesulfovibrio marinus includes:
- a CDS encoding DUF1318 domain-containing protein, whose amino-acid sequence is MRIFRNAMVFTTLFAVAACVTVNIYFPTQKVDQAAEKIVDQVYGIEQPDSEAPETKDDSSSLSRMFEVVADCFGPTAAYAQDATTVSNPAIRELKNQIAANHQQLKPYYDAGAVKIGTDGMLTIANTSGLSVAQQAELKRLVRADNSARNSLYSEVAKALGIAQSEVGKVKDIFAKHWRDKAPAAWLQ